In Juglans regia cultivar Chandler chromosome 5, Walnut 2.0, whole genome shotgun sequence, the following are encoded in one genomic region:
- the LOC108997806 gene encoding glutathione S-transferase T3-like, with amino-acid sequence MWDRILDYYNEYKKSSNPERSVVSLTNRWSVIKKCTNKFCAAIAQVESLHSSGATEQDKIEKAKIMYREIEKSSYTMEHCWCLLRHQPKWQQHVSMLSTRRKLPGKRLAIADSTPVGDNTVGENVEVIIERPPGKKTEKKRERMRRATEASDSEFHASLTQIHEDRVMFMRERRQEAIKANSDRSELVSEKKRKTDMKIIKLDLAGMNAMQREYFQNLQKEIFEESKRRFSSTSTSPSPSQPFRGCCMWSATMSCCYVRAASS; translated from the exons ATGTGGGATAGAATATTGGATTATTACAATGAGTATAAGAAATCTAGCAATCCAGAACGTTCTGTTGTGTCACTGACCAATCGATGGTCGGTGAtcaaaaaatgtacaaataagttttgtgctGCTATAGCCCAAGTAGAATCATTGCATTCAAGTGGTGCAAcggagcaagacaag attgaaaaGGCCAAAATCATGTATAGAGAGATTGAGAAATCCAGCTACACCATGGAACACTGTTGGTGTCtattgagacaccaaccaaaatggcagcaACATGTGTCAATGTTGTCAACAAGAAGGAAACTACCTGGGAAACGTTTAGCTATTGCAGACTCGACTCCAGTAGGAGACAACACAGTAGGTGAGAACGTTGAGGTCATTATTGAGAGACCTCCAGGCAAGAAGACTgagaaaaaaagggagagaatgAGGAGGGCTACGGAAGCTTCAGACTCTGAATTTCATGCCTCCTTAACTCAGATACACGAGGATAGAGTCATGTTCATGCGGGAGAGAAGGCAAGAGGCCATCAAAGCGAACTCTGATAGGTCTGAATTAGTATctgaaaagaagaggaagaccgATATGAAGATAATAAAATTGGATCTTGCTGGTATGAATGCAATGCAGCGAGAGTATTTCCAAAATcttcaaaaggaaatttttgAGGAATCTAAGAGGCGGTTTTCGTCTACATCtacatctccatctccatctcaaCCTTTCAGAG gtTGTTGTATGTGGTCAGCAACTATGAGCTGCTGTTATGTGCGTGCTGCATCTTCTTAA
- the LOC109006132 gene encoding DEAD-box ATP-dependent RNA helicase 41 isoform X1, with protein sequence MADGNEDNQCKSPMVSTDVSVSTADKIKERCTDQREAHVGEPKCVMCGRYGEYICAETDDDICSLECKQALLCRVVNSQSLVGIQTPQILPATDECFYVRENSNSGSQSLTMDETKSLRSKLEIQVRGELAVAPILSFSSCNLPQRLLQNIDAAGYDMPTPVQMQAIPAALIGKNLLVSADTGSGKTASFLIPIVSHCANIRLERSSNRKNPLAMVLTPTRELCIQVEEHAKLLAKSLPFKTALVVGGDAMAGQRHRIEGGVELIIGTPGRLIDLLSKHDIELEDVKIFVLDEVDSMLQRGFRDQAMQIFQALSQPQVLMYSATISQEEVKMASTMAKDIVFISVGKPNRPSKAVKQLAIWVESKNKKQKLFDILISKKHFMPPVVVYVGSRVGADLLSNAITVSTGMKALSIHGEKTMKERREIMRSFLMGEVPILVATGVLGRGVDLLAVRQVIVFDMPNSVKEYIHQIGRASRLGEEGTAIAFVNEENKNIFPELIKILKSAGAAVPRELVTSRYAAGSFSSGKGQKRRKHGC encoded by the exons ATGGCAGACGGGAACGAGGATAATCAATGCAAGAGTCCAATGGTATCAACCGATGTTAGTGTATCCACCG CAGATAAAATTAAAGAGAGGTGTACAGACCAGAGAGAAGCCCATGTGGGGGAGCCTAAATGTGTTATGTGTGGCCGCTATGGAGAGTATATATGTGCTGAGACAGATGATGATATTTGCAGTTTGGAATGTAAACAAGCCCTACTATGCAGGGTTGTCAACTCACAATCGTTAGTTGGTATCCAAACTCCTCAAATATTACCTGCAACTGATGAGTGTTTTTATGTTAGAGAGAACAGTAACTCAGGATCTCAGTCTTTAACTATGGATGAGACTAAGTCGCTTAGAAGCAAACTTGAAATTCAGGTGAGGGGTGAATTGGCTGTGGCACCCATCTTATCATTCTCTTCATGTAATCTTCCTCAGAGGCTTCTTCAAAATATAGATGCAGCAGGATATGACATGCCCACACCTGTGCAGATGCAAGCAATCCCAGCTGCTTTGATAGGCAAAAACCTTCTTGTTTCGGCTGACACGGGCTCTGGGAAAACAGCTTCCTTTCTCATTCCTATTGTTTCTCATTGTGCAAATATTCGCCTTGAGAGGTCCTCAAACCGGAAAAATCCATTAGCAATGGTTCTAACACCAACTAGGGAGCTCTGTATACAGGTTGAAGAACATGCCAAGTTACTTGCAAAGAGTTTGCCTTTCAAAACTGCACTTGTTGTTGGTGGTGATGCTATGGCTGGTCAACGACATCGCATTGAGGGAGGAGTGGAACTAATCATTGGAACTCCAGGGAGGCTTATTGATCTTTTATCCAAGCATGATATTGAACTAGAGGATGTAAAGATATTTGTACTGGATGAGGTGGATTCCATGCTTCAAAGGGGTTTCCGAGATCAGGCCATGCAAATCTTTCAGGCTCTATCGCAACCGCAGGTCTTGATGTATTCAGCAACAATCTCACAAGAGGAAGTAAAGATGGCTAGCACTATGGCAAAAGATATTGTTTTCATCTCTGTTGGCAAGCCTAACAGACCAAGTAAGGCTGTGAAGCAGCTAGCTATCTGGGTTGAGTCAAAGaataaaaagcaaaagcttTTCGACATTTTAATCAGTAAGAAGCATTTTATGCCACCTGTTGTGGTGTATGTTGGTTCGAGAGTTGGGGCAGATCTCCTATCTAATGCAATTACAGTCAGCACTGGGATGAAAGCTTTATCAATCCATGGGGAAAAGACCATGAAGGAGAGGAGAGAAATCATGCGGTCGTTTTTAATGGGAGAGGTTCCTATTCTTGTGGCCACTGGGGTTTTGGGTCGTGGTGTTGATCTCTTGGCTGTGAGACAGGTAATAGTGTTTGACATGCCTAATTCCGTCAAGGAGTACATCCATCAGATAGGGAGGGCGTCCAGATTGGGAGAGGAGGGTACAGCAATTGCATTTGTgaatgaagaaaataagaatatatttcCAGAGCtgattaaaatcttaaaatctgCTGGAGCAGCTGTACCTCGGGAGCTTGTTACTTCACGATATGCAGCTGGTTCATTCTCTAGTGGCAAGGGCCAGAAAAGGAGAAAGCATGGCTGCTGA
- the LOC109006132 gene encoding DEAD-box ATP-dependent RNA helicase 41 isoform X2, with translation MADGNEDNQCKSPMVSTDVSVSTDKIKERCTDQREAHVGEPKCVMCGRYGEYICAETDDDICSLECKQALLCRVVNSQSLVGIQTPQILPATDECFYVRENSNSGSQSLTMDETKSLRSKLEIQVRGELAVAPILSFSSCNLPQRLLQNIDAAGYDMPTPVQMQAIPAALIGKNLLVSADTGSGKTASFLIPIVSHCANIRLERSSNRKNPLAMVLTPTRELCIQVEEHAKLLAKSLPFKTALVVGGDAMAGQRHRIEGGVELIIGTPGRLIDLLSKHDIELEDVKIFVLDEVDSMLQRGFRDQAMQIFQALSQPQVLMYSATISQEEVKMASTMAKDIVFISVGKPNRPSKAVKQLAIWVESKNKKQKLFDILISKKHFMPPVVVYVGSRVGADLLSNAITVSTGMKALSIHGEKTMKERREIMRSFLMGEVPILVATGVLGRGVDLLAVRQVIVFDMPNSVKEYIHQIGRASRLGEEGTAIAFVNEENKNIFPELIKILKSAGAAVPRELVTSRYAAGSFSSGKGQKRRKHGC, from the exons ATGGCAGACGGGAACGAGGATAATCAATGCAAGAGTCCAATGGTATCAACCGATGTTAGTGTATCCACCG ATAAAATTAAAGAGAGGTGTACAGACCAGAGAGAAGCCCATGTGGGGGAGCCTAAATGTGTTATGTGTGGCCGCTATGGAGAGTATATATGTGCTGAGACAGATGATGATATTTGCAGTTTGGAATGTAAACAAGCCCTACTATGCAGGGTTGTCAACTCACAATCGTTAGTTGGTATCCAAACTCCTCAAATATTACCTGCAACTGATGAGTGTTTTTATGTTAGAGAGAACAGTAACTCAGGATCTCAGTCTTTAACTATGGATGAGACTAAGTCGCTTAGAAGCAAACTTGAAATTCAGGTGAGGGGTGAATTGGCTGTGGCACCCATCTTATCATTCTCTTCATGTAATCTTCCTCAGAGGCTTCTTCAAAATATAGATGCAGCAGGATATGACATGCCCACACCTGTGCAGATGCAAGCAATCCCAGCTGCTTTGATAGGCAAAAACCTTCTTGTTTCGGCTGACACGGGCTCTGGGAAAACAGCTTCCTTTCTCATTCCTATTGTTTCTCATTGTGCAAATATTCGCCTTGAGAGGTCCTCAAACCGGAAAAATCCATTAGCAATGGTTCTAACACCAACTAGGGAGCTCTGTATACAGGTTGAAGAACATGCCAAGTTACTTGCAAAGAGTTTGCCTTTCAAAACTGCACTTGTTGTTGGTGGTGATGCTATGGCTGGTCAACGACATCGCATTGAGGGAGGAGTGGAACTAATCATTGGAACTCCAGGGAGGCTTATTGATCTTTTATCCAAGCATGATATTGAACTAGAGGATGTAAAGATATTTGTACTGGATGAGGTGGATTCCATGCTTCAAAGGGGTTTCCGAGATCAGGCCATGCAAATCTTTCAGGCTCTATCGCAACCGCAGGTCTTGATGTATTCAGCAACAATCTCACAAGAGGAAGTAAAGATGGCTAGCACTATGGCAAAAGATATTGTTTTCATCTCTGTTGGCAAGCCTAACAGACCAAGTAAGGCTGTGAAGCAGCTAGCTATCTGGGTTGAGTCAAAGaataaaaagcaaaagcttTTCGACATTTTAATCAGTAAGAAGCATTTTATGCCACCTGTTGTGGTGTATGTTGGTTCGAGAGTTGGGGCAGATCTCCTATCTAATGCAATTACAGTCAGCACTGGGATGAAAGCTTTATCAATCCATGGGGAAAAGACCATGAAGGAGAGGAGAGAAATCATGCGGTCGTTTTTAATGGGAGAGGTTCCTATTCTTGTGGCCACTGGGGTTTTGGGTCGTGGTGTTGATCTCTTGGCTGTGAGACAGGTAATAGTGTTTGACATGCCTAATTCCGTCAAGGAGTACATCCATCAGATAGGGAGGGCGTCCAGATTGGGAGAGGAGGGTACAGCAATTGCATTTGTgaatgaagaaaataagaatatatttcCAGAGCtgattaaaatcttaaaatctgCTGGAGCAGCTGTACCTCGGGAGCTTGTTACTTCACGATATGCAGCTGGTTCATTCTCTAGTGGCAAGGGCCAGAAAAGGAGAAAGCATGGCTGCTGA